One window of Thermoanaerobacter uzonensis DSM 18761 genomic DNA carries:
- a CDS encoding Rne/Rng family ribonuclease — MKILKRLILDIDGNLSQIALLENGKLKEYHPEKRDGKNILGNIYKGKIQNVLKGMQAAFVDIGIGKNAFLFFDDVLFQQENLLKSITQVLKPGQPIMVQVSKEAVGMKNPRVTANISLPGKYVVLMPNVDYIGISHRIEEEVERKKLQEIIKELKPEGMGIIVRTAALEATEQQMREDLEELIRLYEKIQKDFQNAPLPSLIYKEEDFVIKYLRDLLSDEVDEIVVNDKEEYENIKRYLKNVGKDNISVTYEEGDLMGIYGADFQVEKLLEKKVWLKSGGFVIIDQTEALTVIDVNTGKYVGKSSLEETIYKTNLEAAEEIALQLKLRDIGGIIIIDFIDMKNENFRRDLLEFFKRELQKDRTKCTVLGYTRLGLVEMTRKRVRSQVGSYLKEKCPICEGEGLVYSTEYIYKRLRNNIQRVLRHVNARKIYIKGNDKVVKIAVEKGIIKFYKEKFNVDFELVVDNTKKYGHFEIDFE; from the coding sequence GTGAAAATTTTGAAAAGACTTATATTGGACATTGATGGAAATTTGAGCCAAATCGCTTTATTAGAAAATGGGAAGCTAAAGGAGTACCATCCGGAGAAAAGAGATGGGAAAAATATTTTGGGGAATATTTATAAAGGTAAGATTCAAAATGTTTTAAAAGGCATGCAGGCAGCCTTTGTAGATATTGGAATTGGGAAGAACGCTTTTTTATTTTTTGACGATGTGCTTTTTCAACAAGAAAATTTACTCAAAAGCATTACACAAGTTTTAAAACCAGGTCAACCAATAATGGTTCAAGTATCAAAAGAAGCAGTAGGCATGAAAAATCCCAGAGTGACCGCTAATATTTCTTTGCCGGGGAAATATGTTGTTTTAATGCCTAATGTCGATTACATTGGAATTTCTCATAGGATTGAAGAAGAAGTGGAAAGAAAGAAGCTTCAGGAAATTATAAAAGAATTAAAACCTGAAGGTATGGGAATAATTGTTAGAACAGCTGCATTAGAGGCGACAGAACAGCAAATGAGGGAAGATTTAGAAGAATTAATTCGCTTGTACGAGAAAATACAAAAAGATTTTCAAAATGCCCCCCTTCCTTCTTTGATATATAAAGAAGAGGATTTTGTAATTAAGTATTTGAGGGATTTGCTTTCTGATGAGGTAGATGAAATTGTGGTTAACGACAAAGAGGAGTATGAGAACATAAAAAGATATTTAAAAAATGTAGGAAAGGATAATATTTCAGTTACTTATGAAGAAGGAGATTTAATGGGGATTTATGGAGCAGATTTTCAAGTCGAAAAATTGTTAGAAAAAAAGGTATGGTTAAAAAGTGGAGGTTTTGTAATAATAGACCAAACAGAAGCTCTTACTGTAATTGATGTAAATACAGGAAAGTACGTAGGAAAATCTTCTTTAGAGGAGACAATATACAAGACCAATCTTGAAGCAGCAGAAGAAATTGCCCTGCAGCTTAAGCTAAGAGATATTGGTGGAATAATTATTATTGATTTTATAGACATGAAAAATGAAAATTTTAGAAGGGATTTGCTTGAATTTTTCAAAAGAGAACTCCAAAAAGACAGGACAAAATGCACTGTATTGGGGTATACTCGATTAGGACTTGTTGAGATGACAAGGAAAAGGGTGAGGTCGCAAGTAGGATCATACCTTAAAGAAAAATGTCCTATATGTGAAGGGGAAGGATTGGTTTACTCAACTGAGTACATCTACAAAAGATTAAGAAATAATATACAAAGGGTGTTGCGGCATGTAAATGCGCGAAAAATCTACATAAAAGGGAATGATAAAGTTGTTAAAATCGCGGTAGAGAAGGGAATTATAAAATTTTACAAAGAGAAATTTAATGTAGATTTCGAACTTGTTGTTGACAATACCAAAAAATATGGCCATTTTGAGATAGACTTTGAATGA
- the queF gene encoding preQ(1) synthase codes for MTDKYKERRFDTYGYEKIDKEVLESIEYEYPEKNTIVEYITNEFSSVCPWTGLPDNAKLTIKYIPFKKLVELKSLKYYLTSYRNVGILQEHAINRILDDLVELLQPKFMEVIGEFQERGGIATRIVAKYEKEK; via the coding sequence TTGACAGATAAATATAAAGAGAGAAGATTTGACACTTACGGTTATGAAAAGATTGACAAAGAAGTTTTAGAATCCATTGAATATGAATACCCTGAAAAAAATACTATTGTAGAATATATAACTAATGAATTTTCTTCTGTTTGCCCTTGGACAGGATTACCTGATAATGCAAAACTTACTATAAAATATATCCCTTTTAAAAAATTAGTAGAACTTAAATCTTTAAAGTATTATCTCACCTCCTATAGAAATGTAGGTATCCTGCAAGAACATGCTATAAATAGAATTTTGGATGACTTAGTTGAACTTCTACAGCCAAAATTTATGGAAGTAATAGGTGAGTTTCAAGAAAGAGGTGGAATAGCCACGAGAATTGTGGCAAAGTATGAAAAAGAAAAGTAG
- a CDS encoding QueT transporter family protein, whose translation MSKKRIKDIAEIALVAAIYFVLTVIFSSISFLPLQFRVGEITKSIVVFNKKYAISMMIGNFFANLFSPFAGTMELIFMPLSNLIGCTIGYYIGRATHKLVGAVFVAIWIAASVGITLNISANIPFIPTFLSVGLAETVLLVTGYFLLFAMEKKGVVKFDR comes from the coding sequence GTGTCCAAAAAAAGAATAAAAGATATAGCAGAAATTGCTCTGGTTGCGGCAATTTATTTTGTACTCACAGTTATATTTTCTTCCATCTCATTTTTACCCCTTCAGTTTCGCGTAGGGGAAATTACAAAATCCATTGTAGTATTCAATAAAAAATATGCCATTTCCATGATGATAGGAAATTTTTTTGCAAATTTGTTTAGCCCATTTGCTGGCACAATGGAGCTAATTTTTATGCCTCTTTCAAACTTAATCGGTTGTACAATTGGATACTACATTGGAAGAGCTACTCACAAATTGGTAGGTGCTGTATTCGTAGCTATTTGGATTGCAGCATCTGTTGGAATCACTTTAAATATCTCTGCCAATATACCATTTATTCCAACTTTCTTAAGCGTAGGATTGGCTGAAACTGTACTTTTGGTAACGGGATATTTTTTGCTTTTTGCAATGGAAAAGAAAGGAGTTGTGAAATTTGACAGATAA
- a CDS encoding LapA family protein — protein MKGQYYTILALIFAVIVAIFAISNAGPVDISFLYWHYSISQALVILLSAAIGAIIVGTIGLFGQIRYSVTIRGLNNRIKELEKEKEELNQKVIELQNYKLAEEKTKEQSDAKEEAREKGTQTL, from the coding sequence GTGAAGGGGCAATATTATACAATATTAGCTTTGATATTCGCAGTTATAGTAGCGATTTTTGCTATTTCTAATGCTGGACCTGTGGATATAAGTTTTTTGTATTGGCATTATTCAATTTCTCAAGCTTTAGTAATTTTATTGTCAGCAGCTATTGGAGCTATAATTGTGGGGACAATAGGTTTGTTTGGACAAATTCGCTATAGCGTAACGATAAGAGGACTTAACAATAGGATAAAAGAGTTGGAAAAAGAAAAGGAGGAATTGAATCAAAAGGTTATAGAATTGCAAAACTATAAATTAGCGGAAGAAAAAACAAAAGAACAAAGCGATGCCAAGGAAGAGGCGAGAGAAAAAGGAACACAAACTCTTTAG
- the rplU gene encoding 50S ribosomal protein L21, protein MYAIIETGGKQYMVREGDVLAVEKLNYPEGEVISFDKVLAVSKEDGNVEFGKPYLENVKVNAKVLEHGKGPKIRVFKYKPKKNYRKRQGHRQPYTKVQIEKIIQ, encoded by the coding sequence ATGTACGCAATAATCGAAACTGGTGGAAAACAGTATATGGTTCGTGAAGGAGATGTTCTTGCAGTAGAAAAGTTAAATTATCCAGAAGGAGAAGTGATTTCTTTTGACAAAGTTTTGGCTGTGTCAAAAGAGGATGGTAATGTAGAGTTTGGCAAACCCTATTTAGAAAATGTTAAGGTGAATGCCAAAGTTTTAGAGCATGGAAAAGGACCAAAAATAAGAGTTTTTAAGTATAAGCCAAAGAAAAATTATAGAAAAAGACAAGGACATCGTCAACCTTACACAAAAGTACAGATTGAAAAAATAATTCAGTAA
- a CDS encoding ribosomal-processing cysteine protease Prp, whose translation MIRVEILRDPKGDIYKFNIKGHAGFDEYGKDIICAAVSAISQTAVLGIEALKTVKINKKIESGDLQVDIINKGLAEDDIRLKAILETMVLGLKDIEADYPEYVRVMDRRCKK comes from the coding sequence ATGATTAGAGTAGAAATATTGAGAGATCCAAAAGGGGATATTTATAAATTTAATATAAAAGGACATGCAGGTTTCGATGAGTACGGAAAGGACATCATATGTGCAGCTGTTTCTGCTATATCTCAGACAGCGGTGCTGGGAATAGAGGCGTTAAAAACTGTTAAAATAAATAAAAAAATAGAAAGTGGCGATTTGCAGGTTGACATTATTAATAAAGGTTTGGCAGAAGATGATATACGATTAAAAGCTATTCTGGAGACTATGGTTTTAGGCCTTAAAGATATTGAAGCGGATTATCCTGAATATGTAAGGGTTATGGATAGGAGGTGCAAAAAATGA
- the rpmA gene encoding 50S ribosomal protein L27: MKLQLFAHKKGVGSSRNGRDSESKRLGVKRADGQFVLAGNILVRQRGTKIHPGVNVGRGKDDTLFALIDGYVTFERKGRDKKQVSVYPERKVAQN; encoded by the coding sequence ATGAAACTCCAACTTTTTGCTCATAAAAAGGGTGTTGGAAGTTCCAGAAACGGTCGTGATAGTGAATCTAAGCGTTTGGGAGTCAAAAGAGCAGATGGCCAATTTGTATTAGCTGGTAATATCCTTGTAAGACAAAGAGGAACTAAAATACATCCAGGTGTAAATGTAGGAAGAGGAAAAGATGATACACTTTTTGCATTAATTGATGGATATGTTACTTTTGAAAGAAAAGGCCGCGACAAGAAACAAGTAAGTGTTTATCCGGAAAGAAAAGTTGCACAGAATTAA
- a CDS encoding Spo0B domain-containing protein produces the protein MVSDVELLVDYIKRSRHELLNDLQLVLGYAQLGKLEKVIESLHITIDHLNRERDIFNSENAQEIIKKLLKE, from the coding sequence ATGGTGTCAGATGTGGAGTTATTGGTAGACTACATCAAAAGAAGCAGACATGAGCTTTTAAATGATTTACAATTAGTATTAGGCTATGCTCAACTAGGGAAATTAGAGAAAGTGATTGAATCTCTCCACATTACTATTGACCACCTTAATAGAGAAAGAGATATCTTTAATTCCGAAAATGCACAGGAAATTATAAAGAAACTATTAAAAGAGTAA
- the obgE gene encoding GTPase ObgE: MFIDTARIYIKAGDGGNGIISFRREKYVAYGGPDGGDGGKGGDVIFVTDPNLSTLLDFKYRKKYVAQNGENGRGKNQYGKNGEDLYIKVPVGTLIINDETGEIIADLVKPNQKAIVLKGGKGGRGNTKFATSTLKTPRFAESGEKGKEMWVRLELKLLADVGLIGFPNAGKSTLLASCTRAKPKIANYPFTTLTPNLGVVEHKGKSFVMADIPGLIEGAHRGEGLGHDFLRHIERTKMLIHVVDVSGNEGRDPIEDFEKINEELKLYSERLLTLPQIVAANKIDIQSSKENFSAFEKEIKKRGYEVYPISALTKEGIDKLLDKTIEILSSIPIEEIKEVPEVIVYTPPEEEETLNIEVKDNTYYLSGTKIDKLLKRVNLQDEHSLRYFEILLRKSGVIDALKEKGFKSGDTINVRDFEFEYYE, from the coding sequence TTGTTTATAGACACGGCAAGGATATACATAAAAGCTGGAGACGGTGGAAATGGAATTATATCTTTTAGAAGGGAAAAATATGTTGCTTATGGTGGGCCGGACGGTGGCGACGGAGGAAAAGGTGGAGATGTAATATTTGTAACAGATCCTAATTTGTCTACTTTGTTAGATTTTAAATACAGGAAAAAATACGTTGCGCAAAATGGAGAAAACGGCAGAGGTAAAAATCAATATGGCAAAAATGGGGAAGATTTGTACATCAAAGTTCCTGTAGGAACGTTGATAATTAACGATGAAACAGGAGAAATTATAGCTGACCTTGTAAAACCTAATCAAAAAGCTATTGTTTTAAAAGGAGGTAAGGGAGGAAGAGGGAATACTAAATTTGCTACTTCTACTTTGAAGACTCCTCGTTTTGCTGAAAGCGGCGAAAAAGGCAAAGAAATGTGGGTACGGTTAGAGCTGAAACTTCTTGCTGATGTAGGATTAATAGGATTTCCTAATGCAGGGAAATCTACTCTTCTAGCCAGTTGCACAAGAGCAAAACCTAAAATTGCCAATTATCCTTTTACAACACTGACACCTAATTTGGGAGTTGTAGAACATAAAGGGAAATCCTTTGTAATGGCAGATATTCCAGGTTTAATTGAAGGGGCCCACAGAGGAGAAGGACTAGGTCATGACTTTTTGCGACACATTGAAAGGACAAAAATGTTAATACACGTGGTGGATGTATCTGGAAATGAGGGACGAGATCCTATAGAAGATTTTGAGAAGATAAATGAGGAGCTGAAACTTTACAGTGAAAGATTACTTACTTTGCCTCAAATTGTTGCAGCAAATAAAATTGATATACAAAGCAGTAAAGAAAATTTTTCTGCTTTTGAAAAAGAAATCAAAAAAAGAGGTTATGAGGTATATCCTATATCTGCTTTGACAAAAGAGGGAATTGACAAACTTTTGGATAAGACTATAGAAATTCTTTCTTCTATTCCGATTGAAGAGATAAAGGAAGTGCCAGAAGTTATTGTATATACACCTCCTGAAGAGGAAGAAACACTTAATATAGAAGTAAAAGATAATACCTATTATCTTAGCGGTACAAAAATTGACAAACTTTTAAAAAGAGTAAATTTACAAGATGAACATTCTTTAAGATACTTTGAAATACTTCTTAGAAAGAGCGGGGTAATAGATGCTCTTAAGGAAAAGGGATTTAAAAGTGGTGATACAATAAATGTGAGAGATTTTGAATTTGAATATTATGAATAA
- the nadD gene encoding nicotinate-nucleotide adenylyltransferase, which yields MGRELRLGIMGGTFDPIHYGHLVTAEAVRSEFKLDKVIFVPAGNPPHKVKRKVTDKKHRYLMTILATITNPFFEVSTIEIDREGYTYTIDTIKEFKKIYGEKTQLYFITGADAVLEILTWKSADELLKMCNFVAATRPGVEGNRIDEELDKIRRLYGNVIYKVTVPSLAISSTDIRERVAGGRPIKYLLPESVERYIQKYGLYKEDDENGV from the coding sequence TTGGGAAGGGAGCTTAGACTTGGGATAATGGGAGGCACTTTTGACCCTATTCATTATGGTCATTTAGTTACTGCTGAAGCGGTAAGGTCTGAGTTTAAATTGGACAAGGTAATTTTTGTTCCAGCAGGTAACCCGCCTCATAAAGTAAAGCGAAAAGTGACAGATAAAAAACATCGTTATTTAATGACTATTCTTGCCACAATAACTAATCCTTTCTTTGAAGTATCGACGATTGAAATTGACAGAGAAGGGTATACTTATACTATTGACACTATCAAAGAGTTTAAAAAAATTTATGGGGAGAAAACTCAACTTTATTTTATAACAGGAGCGGATGCTGTTTTAGAGATTTTGACTTGGAAAAGTGCAGATGAGCTTTTAAAGATGTGTAATTTTGTTGCCGCAACTAGGCCAGGAGTTGAGGGTAATAGAATAGATGAAGAATTAGACAAAATTAGAAGACTTTATGGGAATGTCATTTACAAAGTGACTGTTCCTTCTTTGGCTATCTCCTCCACTGATATAAGGGAAAGAGTAGCAGGGGGACGGCCTATAAAGTATTTACTGCCGGAGTCTGTGGAAAGATATATTCAAAAGTACGGTTTGTACAAAGAGGATGACGAAAATGGGGTATGA
- the yqeK gene encoding bis(5'-nucleosyl)-tetraphosphatase (symmetrical) YqeK — MGYDTERLKRKLRNLLDEKRYLHSIGVMETAMHLAKKYGANVEKAQIAGLLHDCAKSYSDEELLKFAQRYGIEVDEVLKNAPFLLHGPIGAHLVEEIFGIKDQEIKKAIALHTTGDVNMSLLDEIVFLADYIEPNRDFKGVEELRRLAEENLGLALLKSFDSTICYVLERRLLLYEKTVKARNYILLKLGSGDK; from the coding sequence ATGGGGTATGACACAGAACGTTTAAAAAGGAAATTAAGAAATTTGTTAGATGAAAAAAGGTATTTACACTCTATAGGTGTTATGGAAACCGCAATGCACCTTGCTAAAAAATATGGTGCTAATGTAGAAAAGGCACAAATTGCAGGTTTGTTGCACGATTGTGCAAAGAGCTATTCTGATGAAGAACTTTTAAAGTTTGCTCAAAGATATGGAATTGAAGTAGATGAAGTTTTAAAAAATGCACCTTTTCTTTTACACGGTCCTATAGGTGCACATTTGGTAGAAGAAATTTTTGGGATAAAAGATCAAGAAATAAAAAAGGCAATTGCTCTTCATACTACTGGTGATGTCAATATGAGCCTTTTGGATGAAATAGTATTTCTTGCAGATTATATAGAGCCTAATAGAGATTTTAAAGGAGTAGAGGAATTAAGGCGATTAGCTGAGGAAAATTTAGGCCTTGCTTTGTTAAAGTCTTTTGATAGTACGATTTGTTATGTTTTAGAGAGGAGACTACTTCTTTATGAGAAAACAGTAAAAGCTCGAAACTATATTCTTCTGAAACTTGGGAGTGGAGATAAATGA
- a CDS encoding LCP family protein produces MRKVIKIVSVLLLLILLSVGVGGYIYLKSLNPSDAFLMKKSSENKNSETIQKINILVLGVDETSPTDPRRSDTMILLSYNPKTNKAYILSIPRDTMIKLDKYGTQKINAAYPIGGPQLAMDTVSQLIGEPVDYYVKIGYEGFKQLVDDLGGVEMNVPMDMNYDDNAGNLHIHLKKGVQLLDGEKALQLVRFRHGYAEQDLERVKVQREFLLAMFEKAKNPSTLLKIHRILKTINQYVETNIPPVTMLKYADYLLKLDKDNIKTATLPGTPQYIDGIAYYITDPQEVRQFMANLDGNIDDKTNEMTVNKNIKIEVLNGGGVPGVAAKTADLLKQQGYDVVKIGNVIGTTYNTTQIINRTDDKKVVEDLKKILKNAIVVEDTNGGSSVDITIILGKNI; encoded by the coding sequence ATGAGAAAGGTAATAAAAATTGTATCTGTGTTATTATTGTTAATTTTATTGTCTGTAGGAGTAGGGGGGTATATTTATTTAAAGTCTCTGAATCCTTCAGATGCCTTTTTGATGAAAAAAAGCAGTGAAAACAAAAATTCAGAAACGATTCAGAAAATAAATATATTGGTTTTGGGAGTTGATGAAACATCACCAACAGATCCAAGGCGTTCTGATACTATGATATTATTATCTTATAATCCTAAAACTAATAAAGCTTATATCTTATCTATTCCAAGAGATACAATGATTAAACTTGACAAATATGGGACACAAAAGATAAACGCTGCTTATCCAATAGGTGGGCCTCAGTTGGCGATGGATACGGTGTCACAGCTTATTGGAGAACCTGTTGATTATTATGTAAAGATTGGATATGAAGGTTTTAAACAGTTAGTAGATGATTTAGGCGGAGTAGAGATGAACGTTCCTATGGACATGAATTATGATGACAATGCGGGAAATCTTCACATACATTTGAAAAAAGGTGTACAGCTTTTGGATGGAGAAAAGGCTTTACAGTTGGTGAGATTTAGACATGGGTATGCAGAACAAGATTTAGAAAGGGTCAAAGTACAAAGAGAATTTTTGTTAGCAATGTTTGAAAAAGCTAAAAACCCCAGTACTTTGTTAAAAATTCATCGTATATTAAAAACCATAAATCAATACGTAGAAACAAACATACCACCTGTTACTATGCTAAAGTATGCAGATTACCTTTTGAAACTTGACAAAGACAATATAAAAACAGCTACTTTGCCTGGTACTCCTCAGTACATTGATGGGATTGCTTATTATATTACAGATCCCCAAGAAGTAAGACAATTTATGGCGAATTTAGATGGCAATATAGATGATAAAACTAATGAGATGACAGTTAACAAAAATATAAAAATAGAGGTTTTAAATGGCGGTGGTGTACCAGGAGTAGCCGCAAAGACAGCTGATTTGTTAAAACAACAAGGGTATGATGTAGTGAAAATAGGGAATGTAATAGGTACCACTTACAACACTACTCAGATAATTAATAGGACTGATGATAAAAAAGTAGTAGAAGATTTGAAAAAAATTTTAAAAAATGCTATCGTAGTGGAAGATACAAATGGAGGCAGTAGTGTTGATATAACTATAATTTTGGGAAAAAATATATAA
- the rsfS gene encoding ribosome silencing factor has protein sequence MIDVKDKVFKIYKVLEDKKASDIKILYIGDLTIVADYFIIATGNSDTHVKALIDEIEKKLMEDGIFVGHIEGYNWGKWVLMDYGDVIVHIFQQPEREFYNLERLWADAKEIVLDNLV, from the coding sequence GTGATAGACGTAAAAGATAAGGTATTTAAAATCTATAAAGTTTTAGAAGATAAGAAAGCTTCTGATATAAAGATTTTGTATATAGGAGACTTAACAATTGTTGCAGATTATTTTATTATTGCCACTGGCAATTCGGATACTCACGTTAAAGCATTGATAGACGAAATTGAAAAAAAACTTATGGAAGACGGCATTTTTGTTGGTCATATTGAAGGTTACAATTGGGGTAAGTGGGTTTTAATGGATTATGGTGATGTAATAGTTCACATATTTCAACAACCCGAAAGGGAATTTTATAATTTAGAAAGATTGTGGGCAGATGCAAAGGAAATAGTGCTTGACAACCTTGTTTGA
- a CDS encoding helix-turn-helix transcriptional regulator yields the protein MKTHPILKSIIPMMEGIAHTFGKNCEVALHDFSSPQSPIIAIVNGHVTGRDVGSPLPETISKVLKSDNVENLTNYKNKGKDGKILKSSALFIKDENGKPVGCLTINIDISEFIMVKNTLSEFCDVTDTNEEAREAYTGSVSDVLESIVNTTLENYGKPVNFMTKEEKVQVVKMLDEKGTFLIRGAVDYVAKILCVSRYTIYNYLDEIRVGEDFGKY from the coding sequence ATGAAGACACATCCTATCTTGAAGAGCATAATCCCTATGATGGAAGGAATAGCACATACGTTTGGAAAAAATTGTGAAGTAGCATTGCATGACTTTTCTTCTCCACAAAGTCCAATTATCGCAATTGTAAACGGGCATGTAACAGGAAGAGATGTAGGGAGCCCTTTACCTGAAACTATATCGAAAGTATTAAAATCTGATAACGTAGAAAATTTAACAAATTACAAAAATAAAGGCAAAGATGGAAAAATTTTAAAGTCATCTGCTCTTTTTATAAAAGATGAAAATGGTAAACCTGTTGGATGCCTTACCATCAATATTGATATTTCGGAATTTATAATGGTAAAAAATACTTTATCAGAGTTTTGTGATGTGACGGATACCAATGAAGAGGCTCGAGAGGCTTATACAGGTAGTGTTAGCGATGTGCTGGAAAGTATAGTAAACACAACGTTAGAAAATTACGGGAAACCTGTGAATTTCATGACAAAAGAAGAGAAGGTACAAGTGGTTAAGATGTTGGATGAAAAAGGGACTTTTTTGATAAGAGGTGCTGTGGATTACGTAGCAAAAATATTGTGTGTTTCCAGATATACTATATATAATTACTTAGATGAAATAAGGGTAGGAGAGGATTTTGGGAAATATTAG
- a CDS encoding NAD/NADP-dependent octopine/nopaline dehydrogenase family protein, whose protein sequence is MKQLSFAVIGAGNGGQAISGHLALKGYKVNLFNRTYQKLLPIIEKGGIELEGEVEGFGKLNVITDDMEKAIRDVDIILVVVPASAHYKIAEEMLPYLKDGQIIVLNPGRTGGALELYNVIRKRGDLDVVIAETDTFIYACRSSMGKSKIYKIKEVVSVAAIPKDRTQMVVEALNTAFSQFIPAQNVLETSFNNFGAVFHPTPTLLNAARIETTKGNFEYYREGISPSVAKILEKIDNERMMVAKTLGVNAISAKRWLKESYNTEGENLYEAIQNTKAYVGLLAPQTLDCRYIFEDVPMSLVPMSSIGKEIGIKTPTIDAVIHLASVMHGKDYWKIGRTAEKLGIQGMTVEEIIELVEGKRKEVTTA, encoded by the coding sequence ATGAAGCAACTCTCTTTTGCAGTAATTGGAGCTGGGAATGGGGGTCAAGCGATATCCGGGCATCTCGCTTTAAAAGGTTATAAAGTTAATTTGTTCAATAGAACCTATCAAAAATTACTTCCTATTATAGAAAAAGGTGGAATTGAACTAGAAGGAGAAGTGGAAGGCTTTGGTAAGTTAAATGTGATAACTGATGACATGGAGAAAGCTATTAGAGATGTTGACATAATTTTAGTTGTAGTTCCTGCTTCTGCCCATTATAAAATTGCTGAAGAGATGCTGCCATATCTTAAGGATGGTCAAATAATTGTATTAAATCCTGGAAGAACTGGTGGTGCTTTAGAGCTTTATAATGTTATAAGAAAAAGAGGAGATTTAGATGTAGTTATTGCAGAAACAGATACTTTTATATATGCCTGCAGGTCTTCCATGGGAAAATCGAAAATATATAAGATAAAGGAAGTTGTATCTGTTGCTGCAATACCTAAAGATAGAACACAAATGGTGGTGGAAGCACTTAATACTGCCTTTTCTCAATTTATTCCAGCACAAAATGTTCTTGAAACGAGTTTTAACAATTTTGGAGCTGTTTTTCATCCTACACCCACTCTTTTGAATGCAGCGAGAATAGAAACTACTAAAGGTAATTTTGAATATTATCGTGAAGGTATTTCTCCTTCTGTTGCAAAGATATTGGAGAAAATAGACAATGAGAGAATGATGGTGGCAAAAACCCTGGGTGTAAACGCTATTTCAGCTAAAAGATGGCTAAAAGAAAGTTATAATACGGAAGGAGAAAATCTATATGAGGCAATTCAAAATACAAAAGCTTATGTTGGTTTATTAGCTCCTCAAACATTAGACTGTCGTTATATATTTGAAGACGTTCCTATGAGTTTGGTGCCTATGTCTTCTATAGGGAAAGAAATAGGCATTAAGACTCCAACTATTGATGCTGTTATACATCTTGCTTCAGTTATGCATGGAAAAGATTATTGGAAAATTGGAAGAACGGCTGAAAAGCTTGGCATACAAGGTATGACAGTTGAAGAAATTATAGAATTGGTGGAAGGAAAAAGAAAGGAGGTAACGACAGCATGA